The proteins below are encoded in one region of Ereboglobus luteus:
- the queG gene encoding tRNA epoxyqueuosine(34) reductase QueG, translating to MIEPAELRKRLLALGFDVARFASIPARDDGGALPEVNALRKWLDAGYQADMHWIERGFAKRASPTLVLSEAGSVIMLGVNYFQGAAGASSDSQHPRWARYALYSDYHDTIKPALEKAGRVLEETLGITSADYRYYVDTGPVLERAWASRAGAGFAGKNAMLVSRDFGNWLFLAAIFVRAKIKADEPLPARSHCGKCTRCIDACPTGAIVSPGTVDSRLCISYQTIENKGAIPRGLRAKIGARIYGCDACAEACPWNRFAQASRGLLLEARPEIGQLSLGELLALTPESFAAHFRKTAIKRIKLAGLLRNACIVAGNTGARAAEHLPQLARLAAHESPLVRAHAVWAVQRIADGEQATRLLAEARNAEKDASVLDEHGAQP from the coding sequence ATGATCGAGCCGGCTGAACTGCGCAAGCGCCTGCTCGCCCTTGGCTTTGACGTGGCGCGTTTCGCGAGCATCCCCGCAAGGGACGACGGCGGCGCACTGCCCGAAGTCAACGCCCTTCGCAAGTGGCTCGACGCCGGATATCAGGCGGACATGCACTGGATCGAGCGCGGTTTTGCCAAGCGCGCCTCCCCCACCCTCGTTCTTTCCGAAGCCGGGTCGGTCATCATGCTCGGCGTGAATTATTTTCAAGGCGCAGCCGGTGCATCATCCGATTCGCAGCACCCGCGCTGGGCGCGTTACGCGCTGTATTCGGATTATCACGACACGATCAAGCCGGCGCTGGAAAAAGCGGGCCGCGTGCTTGAGGAAACACTGGGGATCACATCCGCCGATTATCGTTATTACGTGGACACGGGCCCCGTCCTCGAACGCGCCTGGGCATCACGCGCGGGCGCGGGTTTCGCCGGCAAAAACGCGATGCTCGTTTCGCGCGACTTTGGCAACTGGCTCTTTCTTGCCGCGATTTTTGTCCGCGCAAAAATCAAGGCGGACGAACCGCTCCCCGCGCGCTCCCACTGCGGCAAATGCACGCGTTGCATCGATGCGTGCCCGACCGGCGCAATCGTGAGCCCCGGCACGGTTGATTCCCGCCTGTGCATTTCCTACCAGACCATTGAAAACAAGGGCGCAATCCCGCGCGGGCTGCGCGCAAAAATCGGCGCGCGCATTTATGGCTGCGACGCGTGCGCGGAAGCCTGCCCGTGGAATCGCTTCGCGCAAGCAAGCCGCGGGCTGCTCCTCGAAGCGCGCCCGGAAATCGGGCAACTGTCACTGGGCGAATTGCTCGCGCTGACACCAGAAAGTTTTGCCGCGCATTTCCGCAAAACCGCGATCAAACGCATCAAGCTCGCCGGGCTGTTGCGCAACGCGTGCATCGTCGCGGGCAACACCGGGGCGCGCGCCGCTGAGCATCTTCCGCAACTTGCGCGCCTCGCCGCGCACGAATCGCCGCTCGTGCGCGCGCACGCGGTCTGGGCCGTGCAACGCATCGCGGACGGGGAGCAGGCAACGCGGCTGCTGGCCGAGGCCAGGAACGCCGAAAAAGACGCCTCCGTGCTGGATGAGCATGGTGCCCAACCTTGA
- a CDS encoding shikimate kinase has protein sequence MTTPVVNLYLVGFMGTGKTTVGRAIAYRLGAKLIDVDATIEREQGKPVSKIFEEDGEPVFRKLERDFIESGHPARGCIVACGGGLVVQPGMLELLDSRGVVICLHASLETVLKRTRHSKSRPLLNVEDPLARMREIYSVREPIYRKAGTLLLTDNRSLPDVIAHAMRVYKREAADFLRTHRLAEPPATNPAAPDDRAG, from the coding sequence ATGACAACACCGGTTGTAAACCTTTACCTGGTCGGCTTCATGGGCACGGGAAAAACCACCGTGGGCCGCGCCATCGCATACCGGCTCGGCGCCAAGCTGATCGATGTCGACGCGACAATCGAACGCGAGCAAGGCAAACCCGTCTCAAAAATTTTCGAGGAGGACGGCGAGCCCGTTTTCCGCAAGCTGGAGCGCGACTTCATCGAGAGCGGGCATCCCGCGCGAGGCTGCATCGTCGCGTGCGGCGGCGGACTGGTCGTGCAGCCGGGAATGCTTGAGTTGCTCGACTCGCGAGGCGTCGTCATCTGCCTGCACGCCTCGCTCGAAACCGTCCTCAAGCGCACGCGCCACAGCAAGTCGCGCCCGCTTTTGAACGTGGAAGATCCCCTCGCCCGGATGCGCGAAATCTACTCGGTGCGAGAACCCATTTATCGAAAAGCGGGCACGCTTCTGCTCACGGACAACCGCTCGCTCCCCGACGTCATCGCGCACGCCATGCGCGTTTACAAACGCGAGGCGGCCGATTTTTTGCGCACGCACAGGCTCGCGGAACCTCCCGCGACAAATCCCGCCGCCCCCGATGATCGAGCCGGCTGA
- a CDS encoding alpha/beta hydrolase — MKKHIRKLSVALLLPITLAAAGPAVIPLWPEGVPGLRADAAPDKDTPTSSSVIHTPTMLFYPAPKKKATGTAIVVCPGGGYARLSMENEGRNVAQWLNSIGVSAFVLKYRLKEYGQPAPLRDVLRALRTVRSKAAEFGVNPDRVGVLGFSAGGHLASTATTLYAHPDGKTGAAIDEVSARPDFSVLVYPVISMRGIAHKGSRENLIGKTPSSKLVGLYSTDEQITKDTPPVFLVSGTDDKTVPVENSVRFYLALRKAGVPAEMHLYQNARHGFGMKPDMGPPSGWPVRCEEWMRHNGWLTISRSR; from the coding sequence ATGAAAAAACACATTCGCAAATTATCCGTCGCCCTCCTTCTTCCGATTACGCTCGCCGCCGCCGGACCGGCGGTCATTCCGCTCTGGCCCGAGGGTGTTCCCGGACTTCGCGCCGACGCCGCGCCCGACAAGGACACGCCGACAAGCTCCAGCGTCATCCACACGCCGACGATGCTGTTTTATCCAGCGCCGAAGAAAAAAGCCACAGGCACCGCCATTGTCGTGTGCCCCGGCGGCGGCTACGCGCGCCTCTCCATGGAAAACGAGGGCCGCAATGTCGCGCAATGGCTCAACTCCATCGGCGTGTCGGCGTTTGTGCTCAAATACCGCCTCAAGGAATACGGACAACCCGCCCCGCTCCGCGACGTGCTACGCGCATTGCGCACCGTGCGCTCAAAAGCGGCCGAGTTTGGCGTGAACCCAGACCGCGTCGGCGTGCTCGGTTTTTCCGCCGGCGGGCACCTCGCGTCAACCGCGACCACGCTCTACGCCCATCCCGACGGCAAGACCGGCGCGGCGATTGACGAAGTGAGCGCGCGCCCCGATTTTTCCGTGCTTGTCTATCCGGTGATCTCAATGCGCGGGATCGCGCACAAGGGCTCGCGCGAAAATCTCATCGGCAAAACCCCGTCGTCCAAACTGGTGGGTTTGTATTCGACCGACGAACAGATCACGAAGGACACTCCTCCGGTGTTTCTCGTCAGCGGCACGGACGACAAAACCGTGCCCGTTGAAAACAGCGTGCGCTTTTACCTCGCGCTGCGCAAAGCCGGCGTGCCCGCCGAAATGCACCTTTATCAAAATGCCCGGCATGGTTTCGGAATGAAACCCGACATGGGCCCGCCCTCCGGCTGGCCCGTGCGTTGCGAGGAATGGATGCGACACAACGGCTGGCTGACGATTTCGAGAAGCCGATAA